In the Phaeobacter piscinae genome, AGATAAGGTCTGCGACTGTCGGGTCAGCCGGTGGGCATCAGGAACACTTCGCGCACGGCGTTGCGCGGATCAGCCTCCAGTGCAAAGACGACAGCATCGGCCACATCTTCGGGTTTCAGCTTGTCGGGCTTAGCCTCATCAAAGAAGGCGGTGTCCACCATGCCCGGTGCAACCACCGTGCAGCGACCGCCCCATTCCTTCATCTCTTCAGCAAGATTGCCGCCGTAACCGTGGACGAACCATTTGGAGGCGCCGTAGATTGAGCCGGGAATATGCACCCGCCCGGCTGCGGAACCGGTCAGCACCATGTGGCCCTTTTGACGTTTCAGATGCGGCAGGGCGGCCTTGGCTGTGTAGAGCAGCGCCATGATATTGATATGCACCATATCATGCCATTCTGACGGGTCCCCCTTCTCCGTGCCGGGTGTGTTCAGTCCGGTGCCTGCATTGGCAAAGGCAGCGTCCACCTGACCGAAACTGTCGCGAAGATGCTGCAGGGCGGCAACCTGATCTTCGAATTTCGTTGCATCGCCGGGCAAGACCAAGGTGCCGTCGCCCAATTCCTCAGCAAGGGTGTGCAATTTGTCTTCGGAGCGGGCAAACAACCCGACATTCCAACCTGCCTTGTGGGCCGCACGGGCGGTTGCCGCGCCAATGCCGCTGGAGGCACCGGTGATGAACAGGGTTTTCTGAGCCATAGAAAGATCCTCTCGCTTGGGGGTGTTTCCTGCTCAACGCGGTGACCAGGTGTTTGGTTGCGCCGCCGCGGCAAAGTGGCGTTGCCTCGGTGAAAGTGATCAGTTGTGACTGGCCGCACCGCTCGGTATCTGGAATCCTGCCTTTGGCCTCCTATCTCAGGTTTGAGACCTATTTTGCACGCTTTGCAGCGCCGGCCCCGTTGGCCTGAGGGTTTCAGTCCGGACGCGCGGCAGATCAACTTATTCAGGGATTGGCATCATGCGACTACTTTCTTTACCCCTTGCAGCGACGCTTGCGCTCTCAGCTTGTGCAGAGGCGGCGCCGACAGCCCATGTCACCCCTGACCGGGCGCGGGTTTTTGCGCTGTCTGATGGCCAGTTCGAAGTGGCCCCGCCGCAGGGTGCTGTTCGTTCGGCGTTCTGGTGTGGGGCTGCCGATTACGCCCGCCGCGCATTGGGCGCTGGCTGGGGGCAGGATATTTACGTCGCCCGTGGCCTGGGCGCCGGGGTGGCGGTGAACCGCAAATCCACCGTGCATTTCACGCTGACACCGGTTGCGAGCGAGCGTGGCGACAGCTGGCTGAAGCGGACCAACGCCTATCGCGTCGGCGACCGGCTGAGTGTTCAGCAGGCTGACCACCAATGCACAACCGCTTTCACCCGCTTCTGAGGATCACAGTGGCCCCGGACCAGGAGGTTGCCCATGCGTTTTGTTTCCCGTTTCACCTCCCGCCTTACCAAAGTAGCGGGCCGCACTATTCCCACCTCAGGTGGACGGATTCTGGGACCCCTAGGCGCCGGGCTGGTTCTGATCGCCCTGTCGACACCGGCCTTCGCCTTTCGCGCCATCAACCGGCTGGAGGTGGTGCCCGCCGGGACCGGGCAGTTTGAGGTGATTGGCCGGGCCGGAGCCCTGAAATCAGACTATTGGTGTGCTGCCGGAGACTATGTGCGCAAATCCCTGGGGCTGTCCTGGCAGACGAAGATCTACGCCGTGGACGGTATCGGCCCCAGCGCCACCACTGGTGCCCGCTCTGCCGTGCGCTTCACGCTGGATCCGGAGGCCGCCGGGGTGACGCCCTTTACCGGCAACTGGACCGGCGATATCCTGACGCCGGGATATGCGTTCCGCGCCAATGCGGCTTATGGCAAATGCGAAGATTGGATTTTCCCCTTCCGCAGCCGCAACTAAGGCGCCCAGATCAAGACAATCAGGACCAGGGGCAGAGGCCATGCAGGCAGAGTTTACCGTCACAACCCGTGGCCAGGCGCTGTATGATATAACCGATCAGATCGCCCCTTGGGTGCAGGAGAGCGGGCGCAGCCAAGGGCTGCTGACGCTCTTTGTGCAGCATACGTCCTGTTCGCTGTTGATCCAGGAAAACGCTGATCCGAAGGTGCAGGGCGATTTGCTGGCCTATCTGTCCCGTTTGGTGCCTCCGGCCTCTGACCCGTCGATGGCTTATCTGCGTCACACCTATGAGGGGCCGGACGACATGCCCGCCCATATCAAGGCAGCGTTGTTGCCGGTCAGCCTGTCCATCCCTGTGCGCGATGGGCGCCCTGCGTTGGGCACCTGGCAAGGCATCTACCTGTTCGAGCATCGCGACGCGCCGCACAGCCGCAGGCTGATCGCGCATCTGGTCTAGGCCCCGGCATCTTGTGGTCGCAATTCACCTCTACCCAAACCCTAGAGGCTGCCATATAGTTGTGGATAAGGGCGCAGCGGCGTCCCATTGACCGGCGGACTGGAACAGGGGGGACAGCTGATGCGCTGCCCATTTTGCGGAAATATCGACACCCAAGTAAAAGACTCGCGCCCTGCTGAGGATCATGTCTCGATCCGCCGGCGCCGGTTCTGTCCGGCTTGCGGCGGTCGGTTTACCACCTACGAGCGGGTGCAGCTGCGTGATCTCGTTGTGATCAAGACCAATGGAAAACGTGAAGATTTTGACCGCGACAAGCTGGAGCGTTCGATCCGTATTTCCATGCAGAAACGCCCGATTGAGCCGGAACGCATTGACCAGATGATTTCGGGGATCGTGCGGCGGTTGGAAAGCATGGGCGAGACCGATATTCAGTCCAGCAAGATTGGTGAGATCGTGATGGAGGCGCTGGCCCGGATCGACACCGTTGCCTATGTGCGCTTTGCCAGCGTTTACAAGAATTTCCAGGCGGCGGATGATTTCGAGGATTTCGTTCACGAGCTGCGCCCGCCGGTGGCGCCGGAAGAGTGAGCCCCGCAGAGCGGGCGCGGCCCGAGGACGCGAGGTTCATGTCGCTGGCATTGTCGCTGGGGCGGCGCGGGCAGGGGAACTGCTGGCCGAACCCGGCGGTGGGCTGTGTGATTGTGCGCGACGGACGCATCGTTGGACGTGGGTGGACGCAACCGGGCGGGCGTCCCCATGCTGAACCACAGGCGTTGCAACAGGCCGGGGCGTTGGCGCGCGGCGCAACCGCCTATGTCTCGCTTGAACCTTGCTCCCACACCGGGAAGACACCGCCTTGTGCGCAGGCCTTGATCGACGCCGGTGTCGCGCGTGTTGTCGCCGCGATTGAGGATAGCGACCCGCGCGTCTCAGGCCATGGGTTTGCGATGTTGCGTGACGCAGGGGTCATGGTCACCACCGGGGTCTGTTCAGATGCTGCGGCGCGGGATCATGCCGGGTTCTTCCTGAAGACCGAACAGGGACGTCCCTTTGTTACCCTGAAACTGGCAAGCAGTTTTGACGGGCGTATTGCCACCGCAACAGGCGAAAGCAAGTGGATCACCGAGGCAGAGGCGCGGCGGGCCGTACATGCCATGCGGGCGCGCCACGATGCGGTGATGGTGGGCGGCGGTACCGCGCGGGCTGATGATCCGTCGTTGACGGTGCGGGATCTTGGCGTGACCCATCAGCCGGTGCGGGTGGTGATTTCGCGTCATCTGGATCTGCCGCTGATGGGACAGTTGGCGCGCAGTGCGCGCGACATTCCGGTCTGGATCTGCCACGGCGCTGGAGCCGACGCTGAACGCCTGCGCGCCTGGGAAGGGTTGGGGGCGGTCTTGCTGCCCTGCGCGGCGGACGGGTTGCAGCTGGACGCGGGCGACGTGCTGCAGCAACTTGGACAGGCCGGGCTGACGCGGGTCTTCTGCGAGGGGGGCAGTGCGCTTGCGGCCTCGCTTCTGGCGCAGGATCTGGTGGATGAGCTGATCGGGTTCACCGCAGGGCTGGGTATCGGCGGCGATGGCTTGTCTTCGATCGGCGGCCTCGGGCTGGACACATTGGCCGAGGCGCCGCGCTTTGATTTGCTGGATGTTCGCCCGGTCGGGGCTGATATCCAGCACCGCTGGACGCGCTCCCTGCGCGAGTAGGGGCAGGCGCCCACCGCCAAAAGGCCCCCTCAGCGCGCGCAGATCAGCGCCACAGGTGGGCGTAGGTGGCCAGCAGACCCTGAAGCTTGGCGAGTGTTCTATTGGCGGCGCTTGGTTCGGGGATTTCTCCTTTGGCCAGTCGCTCGACCACCAGTTCCACCTGACAGGGCAGGCCGCTGATTGGATCAACGTAACGCGGGTAGTCGATCAACGTGGCGTGCACCAACCCCATCAGCGAGGGGCGTGCACGGCGGCGGGCCACCGGGACGGCTCCCAGATCCGTGGTCAGCCCCCAACCGGCATAGAAGGGCGCGCCAACCGTCGTGACCTTCACCCCGCGCAGCAGGGCCTCAAACCCCATCAGCGACGTCATCGTCCAGACCTCATGTACCATATCCAAGAGCGCCATCGGATCGCTGTCGGGAACCACCACATCCGCCAGCTGCTCTGCGGCGATGCTGCCACTACGCAGTCCGGCCTCTACATCGGGGTGGGGTTTGTAGATCAGCACCGCGTCCGGATTTGCAGCGCGCGCGGCACGTAGCAAATCGGCGTTGGTCGCGATTTTCTCACAGCCCAGCCGCACCGAGGCATCATCGGCCACCTGTCCCACCACCAGCACCCGATGCCCCTCCGGCAGGTCCGGCACCGTGCCGCCAAGGTTGTATTTCGACAGGCTGTCCTGCACCAGTCGCTGGGTCAGGGCTTCTGCGCGCTGTTGCTGCTCCGGCGTCAGGGTGGCGCGGGCGGCGATCAGATCCTCCAGATCGCTGGGTTGGTGGGGGTCGTAGTAGATCCCCTGCCGGTCCACCACCAATGACAGCGGCGGGATCAGATCCGCGCCCAAGCCGCGCGACCGCAGAAAGCCATCCTCGACACGATGCGCGCCGGGAGATTGCCCGGTGCTGGTGCGCCCGGCCCAGATCATCCAGTTGCGCCCGCTGGCCTTCGCCGTCTTGGCGCTGTTGCTGAACCGCAGGCGCCGGTAGCGGCCAAAGAAAGTCTGTAGCGGGCGGCGTTTCCAGAGCCGCATGCCAGAGGCAATCCATCCAACGCGGTCCTGCTGCCAGGCGCGGGTCTCTGCCTCCAGCGCGTCGATCACCTCCTCCAGCTCGCACAGGCGGTCGTGATGGGGGCTGTACCATGTGGGATAAAGGATCATCGCGGCTGCAAACAGCTGCGCGCGGGTCAGGCGGCGCTGACGCCGGGTGATGGGGAATTCATCTTCGCTGAGGCCCCAGCCAGCGTAGAAGGGCTGGCCAAAGATACGGGGCCTGTGGCCGCAGAGGATCGCCTCAAACCCCATTTGCGACGATACAGTATAGACAGCGATTGCGCCCTCCAGCAGCGCCCAGGGCGACACCGGCGCGTCAAGGATTTCAACCCGGCCCTGCGCGTCTGCTGCGCTGTAGTAGCCGGGGCGGTGGCCTGCGCGGTCTTCTGGGTGGGATTTGATGATGATACGGGCGCCCGGATGTTCGTCCTGGGCGTAATAGAGCATCTCTTGAAATCGCGCGTGATCGGTGCCCTCGAACGGGGTCGAGGCACGGACGGAGGCATCACCACGAGCCTGATCAATCACCAGCACGTAACCGGGATCGGGGACCGGAGCCTGCGGTGAATAGGCGTTGTATTTGCTCAGATGGGCGTCTTGCAGTCGCGCGATGGCGCGCCGGGCGCGCCGCATCAATGCGCTGTCATCCAGCGGATGCGAGGCCAGCAGCTGCTCCAGATCGGAGGGGGTTGCAGGGTCAAAATGCAACCCGGAGCGGTCCAGCAACAGTCCCAATGGCGGCTCTCCCGCGCGGCCGGGATGGATCGAGCGGAGGAAAGCGTCCTCGACCCGCAACAGCTCACAGCCGTGGGCCTCAGCCACAGCATGGCCACGATGGGCGGTATCAGCATTGCCCCAGACCGCGACCAGATCATCGGCGGTTGGTTTGCCGAGGCGCAGGTCGTACCCGGCCAGTGACAGGATGCGCCGCAGCCGCTTTTGACGCAGGAAGCCGGCGTTGTAATAAAAAAGCCGGGAGCGCGCGCCCCCGGCCTTGGTCGTCGGGTATTGTCCCGTCATGTCATCAGCCGCCGCTGGCCAAACTTTCGACGCTGGCGATGGGGGCCAGCGGGCTGGCCAGCAGGGAAATCGTCTTGGTCCACTGGGCGTAGGGCGCCTCTGTCACGTAGAGCGTATCGGAATCGCGGATCACAAAGTCGCGTGCCACAAACAGCCCGTTGGGTTTGGTCAGGTTCAGCACATAGACCAGCCGCTGCGCGCCGATCAGATCGTTGCGCCCCAAGACCTGATTGGCGATTTCAGCAGGTTCATTGCGCAACACAAAGACGCCGGTGGGATCCGACGCGGTGGAGACCAGACCGCCGACCTGCGCAATCGCTTCAAGCGCGGAGAGGTTCTGGCTTTCAAACGGGACGCGCGCCTGCGCGCTGGTGGCGCCCAATGCGGTGAAGGAGCGGCTGTCCTCTTCCACCAGGATTTTGTCCCCGCCGCGCAGGGCAATGTCCAGCTCTGGATGTTTGAAGAGATCCTGGAACCAGATGGTGCCACGCTCGGCGCCACGAATGACGGTGATCTGGGCGTTTTCAGGCTCAATCGCGACGCCGCCTGCACGGGCCAGCATGGTCGCCAACGTCCGGGTGGGGCGTTCAATCGGGTAAACGCCCTGCCCACCTACGGCCCCGGTCAGGCTGACGGTTGCGCCATCGCCTGCAAGCCGGCGTACCTGAACCTGTGGGTCCGGGGTCTGGTCTTCCAGTTTCTTGGTGATGGTGCGGCGCAGCTGATCCGGCGTATTGCCCGAGGCGCGCAGCCGCCCAGCATAGGGGACGAAGATGAAGCCGGCACTGTCGACCTGGACTTCTTCCAGAACCGTGGCATTGGTTGTTTCAGCCGCCAGCAACCCGTCGTCGACGTTTTCCCAAACCGTGAGGCCAAGAACGTCGCCGGGGCGGATCACATCGGAGGTCAGCCGACCGGCGCTGCGGAAACTGTCAGAAAATCCAAGCGCCGGCACAACAGCGGTTGCACGGGTGACGCGGTCATTGACCGAGACGATGAAGGCATCGCCTTCTTTTTGCACGGAACCGGCGTAGATCTGACGCTTGTTCGGGCCGACCTGGGGAAGGCCACAGGATGCTGCCAGCGAGACTGCGGCCAGAATCGCAACCGGTCGCGCCCATTGAAAGGGAACGGTTTTCACTGCTCGGTCTCCTCGACCTATTATTGTTTTGCCTCAAGTTTTGGGGCCAAGCTAGCGCAGTGTCTTGAAAAAATCCAGCCTTAGAGATGTGGCGCTTCAGCTCACCACACGCAACTGTTGCCGCGGTGCCGCTGTCCCCTGCATCAGCGCCTGATAGGGGTCTTCTGCCGCCAGCATCATATCCACCACCTGCCGCAGCAGTTGACGGCGACCCTTGCGGGAATAGAAGCCACCGGGAAGTTGCGAGGTTTCCAGAAGATAGCGGCGATAGTCCTTATAGGCGCGGTTGTCCGGCCTTGCGGGCGCGGCGAAGAAGTCCGCCAGTCGTTGGGTCGAAACAAACTCTGGTTTGTCATAGACAGCCTTGCCGAACACCTTCAGCGGGATGCCGCGCCAGAGCACCTGCTGACCTGCGGTTGAATTCACGGTAACAGCTGTGCGGGCCTCGTTCAGCAGGGCGGCCAGTTTGCCGCCGCGCACGTAATGCACGCGATGTTCCAGCCCGTAGCGTTTGGCCAGCTGACGGACGGTGCGCCGGATCGGAACCCGGCCGTCCTCAAGCGGATGCGCCTTGACGACGAGGTGGTGATGACGTGGCGCACCCTCAGCGAAGCCTTGAAACACGTCGGTCAGGAAATCCGTCAGGCTGGCAAAGGGCGAATGCTCCTGAAAGGCGCTGTCATGTTCCAGTTGCAGCAGCGCCAGGTGGTAGGGGAAACCGCCGTTGCGGATGCGTCTTGTGGCGACCCGACGCTCAAGTGCCTGGAACGGCATCAGCAGCAGGCGGCGCAGATATAGTTGAAATTCGCGGGTGACCGGCAGCGCCCGATGGGGGCGGAACTGGCGGTAGCCACGATTGAGCAGCATGACAAAGCCATGATAAAGCGCGCCGTAAAAGACATGCTGCCGGGTATCGCCCCAATGGGACGGCGGCAATGGTGCCTCCATGTCGGACAGGGCAAGGGCCGCAGTCATCTGCGTGACCGGCATGTCCATCAGCCGGGAATGCCCGTTGGAGCCCTCCCGTTCATAGGTGACCCAGTACGGGCGCAGATAACCTTCCTCAAACACATGCACCCGGATGCCGCGTGCGCGCGCAGCGGACACCGCTGTCGCGTGGATCGGACGGGTGTCGCCGTAAAGCACCAGATCGGTAATCTGACGATCACCCAGAACCTGTTCGAGATGTGCGGGCCAGTCCTCCGGTGTGCCGCGATAGGGCAGGTAGCTGGTCTTGTCGCGCCAGAACGCCTGATCGCCCGCATTGAAACCGACGCGCCAGACAGTGCAGCCAGCCGCCTGCAGCATCTCTGCCAGACTGGCGAAGAACGGCCCGTGGGGGCCTTGCAGAAACAGGAAAGCGCGCTGTGGATCGTCGGTCTTGTGCATAATGGGTCAAATATATCCCGATTGTACAAACAATGGCTTAACCGCTAATTCGGCTTAACCACATCTGCGGTCTAGGGTAGGGCGCCGGGCCAGCGCAAGGCAAGAGCGGCCATCGGTGTCGGGCAATTGCAGGGCGGGGCGGGTTCATCCGGCAACAGCGGGGCTTGCCGCGCGGCGGTCCAATGGCTACCAGAGAGGCGCCGGCCGATCAACACGGCCACAACCGCATTTGCAGGAGCCCGCCCATGTTCACAGGCATCGTCACCGATATCGGCATCATCACCGAGCTGGAGCAGCAGGGCGACCTGCGGGCGCGGATCAAGACCGGCTATGACACCGCCACCATTGATATCGGCGCCTCGATTGCCTCCGACGGCGTTTGCCTGACAGTGATCGCGCTGGGGGACGATTGGTATGACGTGCAAATCTCGGCCGAGACCGTGTCCAAGACCAATATCGGCGGCAATGGCTGGACCGTTGGCAAGCGGGTCAATCTGGAACGCGCGCTGAAGGTTGGTGATGAGTTGGGCGGCCATATCGTGTCAGGCCACGTCGATGGGGTCGCCGAGGTGGTGGACATCCGCGATGAGGGTGACAGCACCCGTGTCACCCTGCGCGCGCCGCAGGATCTGGCACGCTTCATCGCACCAAAAGGGTCGGTTGCGCTCAACGGGACTTCACTGACTGTGAATGATGTGGTGGGCTGTGATTTCGGCATCAATTTCATCCCGCACACCAAAGAGGTTACAACCTGGGGGGATGTTGCTGTCGGTGATGCGGTGAACCTGGAGATCGACACGCTGGCCCGCTACGTCGCGCGGTTGAACGAAGCAGGCTGATCCGGGTCACCTACGCCGACTGGAACGACCGTCTACAGCTGAGGCAAACGGCTCCCGCCCCTTGTCACGGCACCACAGGTGCCGCGCAGAGCGTTGGGCCGAGCGCGCCGCCTTGGCGGCGCGCGTCAGCGCTTGACTGCAGGGCGACTGGTAGGACGGGACGCTGCCGCGTTGACGATCCAACCCGCCAACTGACAGGCCTGCTGCTGACGGCGACGCCGCGTCCGGGCCATGGTCTGCCGCATGCGGGGCTGGTATTTGCGGGATGGCTGGTCTATCCCGCTTTGGTATCCACGGCCTTGCTCGGGGCTGTGGGGGTCGCATAGACCGCTGTCCACGACTGCCCACCGAAAGGTTGCCTGAATGAGCTTTGAAACACCGGGGCCGATTGAAGCCCAGCTGCGCGATGCAATCAGCCCGATTGAAGAGATCATCGAAGAGGCCCGCCAGGGGCGGATGTTTATCCTCGTGGATCACGAAGATCGCGAAAACGAAGGCGATCTGGTGATTGCCGCCGAATTTGCGGATGCTGCGGCAATCAACTTTATGGCGACTCACGGACGAGGGCTGATTTGCCTGCCGATGACTGCAGAACGGGTTGATGCGCTGGGGCTGCCAATGATGGCTGTGAACAACTCCTCGCGTCATGAAACCGCCTTCACCGTGTCAATCGAGGCGCGCGAGGGTGTTTCGACCGGGATTTCGGCAGCCGACCGCGCCCTGACCGTGGCGGAGGCCATTAACGAGAACAACACCATGGCATCGCTTGCCACACCGGGCCATGTCTTTCCGCTGCGGGCGAAGCGGGGCGGGGTTCTGGTGCGGGCGGGCCATACCGAGGCTGCGGTTGATATCTCGCGCCTCGCCGGGCTGAACCCGTCCGGGGTGATCTGTGAGATCATGAACGACGATGGCACCATGTCGCGCCTGCCGGAGCTGGTCACCTTTGGCAAGACCCATGGGCTGAAGATTGGCACGATCAGCGATCTGATCGCCTACCGGGCGCGCAACGACAATCTGGTGGTTGAAACCTCGCGCGAGACCGTGACGGCCGAGATTGGTGGTGATTGGGAGATGCGCCTGTTTACCGATCAGACCCATGGCATCGAACATGTGGTGATGATCAAAGGCGATATCACCACGCCGGAACCTGTGCTGACCCGCACCCACGCGCTGCATGAGGCGACCGATCTGCTGGGGCTGGGTCCCAAGTCGGCCCGCCAGTTGCCCCGCGCGATGGAGTTGATCGCCGCGGAAGGGCGTGGTGTGGTCTGCCTGTTCCGTGAACCGCGCAGCGCGCTCTATGCGCAGGACGACGAGGGCCCGCGCACCATCAAACAGACCGGTCTGGGCGCGCAGATCCTCTCAAAAATGGGGCTGCAAGAACTGGTGCTTCTGACAGATTCGCCCTCCACCACCTATGTTGGACTGGATGCCTATGGGCTGACCATTGTTGGCACCAAACCTCTGTTGAAGGACGCTTGATATGGCTGCACATGAAACCCACTACACGCTGGACCGCCCGACCTTTGACAAGCCGGTGAAGCTGCTGATTGTCGTCGCCCCTTATTACAAGGACATTGCCGACAATCTGGTCGCCGGGGCGCAGGCGGAGATTGAGGCCGCAGGCGGCACCTGTGAGCTGATCGAGGTGCCCGGCGCGTTGGAAGTGCCCACCGCCATCGCAATCGCCGATCGCAGCTCAAACTTTGATGGCTATGTGGCGCTGGGCTGTGTGATCCGGGGCGAAACCACCCATTATGAAACCGTCTGCAATGACAGCAGTCGCGCAATTCAGTTGATGGGGTTGCAGGGGCTGTGCATCGGCAATGGCATCCTGACCGTGGAAAATCGCAAGCAGGCAGAGGTCCGCGCCGATACCAAAGATCAGAACAAGGGGGGTGGCGCTGCCGCTGCGGCCTTGCATCTGATCGCGCTGACGCGTAAATGGGGCGCCCAAACCAAGGGAGTCGGCTTCAAGGCCCCTTCCGAGGCCATCAGACTGGCCGACTCAGATAATGGACCCACCACCGCATGACCACCTCGGACAGCCAGGGCGCCGCTCGCAAGGGCAGTGACAAGCACAAGATGAAATCAGCGTCCCGGCTTTATGCCGTGCAGGCGCTGTTTCAGATGGAACATAGCAATCTGACCTTTGACAAGGTCATCGTCGAATTCGAAGACCACCGGTTTGGTGCAGTCTATGACGGCGATGAAATGGCTGAGGGCGACTCCAAGAGCTTTCGCAAGCTGATTGAGGGCGCGGTCAACGAACAGGCCAAGATTGACCAGATGACCGACCGTGCGCTGGTGGCCAAATGGCCGATTGCCCGGATCGATCCGACGCTGCGCGCCTTGTTCCGTGCCGCTGGCGCTGAGTTTCTGACGGGTAAAACCCCGCCCAAGGTGGTGATCAACGAATTCGTCGATATTGCACGCGCCTTCTTCCCGGAAGGGAAGGAGCCGAAGTTTGTGAACGCCGTGCTGGACCACATGGCCCGCGAGGCAGCGCCCGAGGCCTTTTGAGGCCCGCTTGGCAGGCGGCGTCCCTTGGTAACGGGATGCAAATAGCCAGGTGAAGATAGAGCGTCATGTGAGGACAATTGGAAAGCGTGCCCCAGTGGCGCGCTTTTTTGATTCTGCTTCCGAAGGCGAGCGTCAAAGATCGGGCGACATGCGTCAAATTCCGCCGGTCCGCCATTTGCCGCTGGACGCCCCTGCAAAGAATGCTACCGTTTTCCCTGTAGCAGGAGGGCGTTTTATGCCGAAGCTGGTGAGACTCTATATTCAGAATGTGGTGATTGGCTTTGCCATCGCCGGGGCTTTTGTCGGGATGCTGTTGTGGTTCAATGTAATGAACCTTTGGCATCTGGTCAGCACATCGGACAGCGGGTTGCTGGCGGTTGCGCTCCTGTGGTTCATGAACGGGATCGTCTTTGCCGGGGTGCAGTTCGGCTATGCGGTGATGTCGCTCGCAGGGAAAGACGATGGCCCGCGGGGCGGAATGCGCATCACGCCGGATGTGAAACGTGAGATGATCCCGGTGCGGGTCCCCGCCGAGAAAGCCACCAGACAGCTGCCGCGTCGCTGACCCTTAGTCTGCAGTGGATGTGGCTTGGGCACACTTGCCCCCAATCGACCAGCCGTGCCTCTCTCAGGCGCGGCTTTTGTTTTGTCAGATCGAATTGTGGTGGGATGCGGCGGGACCACCAGTCAACCGTGCGGTTTTGATTCCCGAGGACCTGTATGTACAGGTGGGCGCCAGGTAAAAGGACCA is a window encoding:
- the nusB gene encoding transcription antitermination factor NusB, encoding MTTSDSQGAARKGSDKHKMKSASRLYAVQALFQMEHSNLTFDKVIVEFEDHRFGAVYDGDEMAEGDSKSFRKLIEGAVNEQAKIDQMTDRALVAKWPIARIDPTLRALFRAAGAEFLTGKTPPKVVINEFVDIARAFFPEGKEPKFVNAVLDHMAREAAPEAF
- the ribB gene encoding 3,4-dihydroxy-2-butanone-4-phosphate synthase — translated: MSFETPGPIEAQLRDAISPIEEIIEEARQGRMFILVDHEDRENEGDLVIAAEFADAAAINFMATHGRGLICLPMTAERVDALGLPMMAVNNSSRHETAFTVSIEAREGVSTGISAADRALTVAEAINENNTMASLATPGHVFPLRAKRGGVLVRAGHTEAAVDISRLAGLNPSGVICEIMNDDGTMSRLPELVTFGKTHGLKIGTISDLIAYRARNDNLVVETSRETVTAEIGGDWEMRLFTDQTHGIEHVVMIKGDITTPEPVLTRTHALHEATDLLGLGPKSARQLPRAMELIAAEGRGVVCLFREPRSALYAQDDEGPRTIKQTGLGAQILSKMGLQELVLLTDSPSTTYVGLDAYGLTIVGTKPLLKDA
- a CDS encoding 6,7-dimethyl-8-ribityllumazine synthase, producing MAAHETHYTLDRPTFDKPVKLLIVVAPYYKDIADNLVAGAQAEIEAAGGTCELIEVPGALEVPTAIAIADRSSNFDGYVALGCVIRGETTHYETVCNDSSRAIQLMGLQGLCIGNGILTVENRKQAEVRADTKDQNKGGGAAAAALHLIALTRKWGAQTKGVGFKAPSEAIRLADSDNGPTTA